A genomic segment from Canis aureus isolate CA01 chromosome 4, VMU_Caureus_v.1.0, whole genome shotgun sequence encodes:
- the MRLN gene encoding myoregulin gives MLDMMCKNWILISTTIPTSPEDEIVGRLLKILFVIFVDFMSIMYVIVTS, from the coding sequence ATGTTGGATATGATGTGTAAAAACTGGATATTAATATCTACTACGATTCCCACAAGTCCAGAAGATGAAATTGTTGGAAGACTtctaaaaattttgtttgttATCTTTGTTGACTTTATGTCTATTATGTATGTCATTGTAACTTCCTAA